One Drosophila willistoni isolate 14030-0811.24 chromosome 2R unlocalized genomic scaffold, UCI_dwil_1.1 Seg167, whole genome shotgun sequence DNA segment encodes these proteins:
- the LOC111518574 gene encoding uncharacterized protein LOC111518574 — translation MAKLIPTCMLLLALVQWAYAGNPDEALNNHIREQIQGFESILAKDDGSHKVDLEKLIKLYESALQKDNYDEKQAIIKGVPQQFSSDFEAFIQLKLQEYQVNEDIVAAVEFYKNLLQKNQYKADIEKTLATLEALQKEPEVEKRKASLSNLDKSFSPEFLNFLKQDALPKLNHDIQSAVDFFDNLLKESNVQFVEEIKALKAQAEHALGADVSIDDKQKALNEVTNPPNQELTQYLQKKFIENQ, via the exons ATGGCAAAACTAATTCCCACCTGTATGCTATTACTGGCCCTTGTACAG TGGGCATATGCAGGAAATCCAGATGAAGCCTTGAATAATCATATACGCGAGCAGATTCAAGGATTCGAATCGATACTGGCCAAGGATGATGGTTCGCATAAAGTCGATTTGGAGAAATTGATAAAGCTTTACGAATCGGCCCTCCAGAAGGATAATTACGATGAAAAACAGGCTATCATTAAAGGTGTTCCACAACAATTCTCCTCGGATTTCGAAGCCTTCATTCAACTGAAACTCCAGGAATATCAAGTTAATGAGGATATTGTCGCTGCCGTTGAGTTCTACAAAAATCTATTACAGAAAAATCAATATAAGGCTGATATAGAAAAGACCCTGGCCACTCTAGAGGCTTTGCAGAAAGAGCCAGAGGTGGAGAAGAGAAAGGCTAGCCTTAGCAATTTGGATAAATCATTTAGTCCAGAGTTCTTGAATTTCCTCAAACAAGATGCTTTGCCCAAACTGAATCATGACATTCAGAGTGCTGTGGACTTTTTTGATAACCTGTTAAAGGAGTCGAATGTGCAATTCGTTGAGGAAATCAAAGCCCTAAAGGCTCAAGCTGAACATGCTCTCGGTGCTGATGTCTCCATTGATGATAAGCAGAAGGCCCTTAATGAAGTAACAAATCCACCAAATCAAGAATTGACCCAATATCTCCAGAAGAAATTCATTGAGAACCAATAG